A stretch of uncultured Fibrobacter sp. DNA encodes these proteins:
- the hisE gene encoding phosphoribosyl-ATP diphosphatase has translation MTFEEMYALACQRKKEMPEGKGTTELFKKGPHAIGKKLVEEAAESWQAARFESRDAQCLELSQVLYYVAVMMAEKGLTLEEVYAKL, from the coding sequence ATGACGTTTGAAGAAATGTACGCCCTGGCTTGCCAGCGCAAGAAAGAAATGCCCGAAGGCAAGGGAACCACAGAACTGTTCAAGAAAGGCCCGCACGCCATTGGCAAGAAGCTTGTAGAAGAAGCCGCCGAAAGCTGGCAGGCTGCACGCTTCGAAAGCCGCGATGCCCAGTGCCTCGAACTTTCGCAGGTGCTCTACTATGTGGCCGTGATGATGGCCGAAAAAGGTCTCACTCTCGAAGAGGTGTACGCAAAACTATGA
- the hisG gene encoding ATP phosphoribosyltransferase: MIKVALPNKGMLFEPTQELLKACGYKASKPYKTLTQLDTKNGIEFFFLRPSDIPMYVGRGIIDAGITGIDFNAEAKSPAVKVLDLPFGASKMCAAVPNDSPVQSLDELKDKTIATSFPHIVEGFYKKSMDFVVLEGAVEISVSLGVADAIVDVVETGTTLKQAGLRIVGDPLFRSNAALFCNPQKTELEEVNTLIRRIQGKLVAQSYMMIEYDCPAELLQKACEMTPGLDAPTVTKLHGREWYSVKAMVPQEEANAIMDRLWDVGARSILLFGIKSARI, encoded by the coding sequence ATGATCAAGGTAGCTCTCCCGAACAAGGGCATGCTTTTCGAGCCCACGCAGGAACTCCTGAAGGCCTGCGGTTACAAGGCTTCCAAGCCTTACAAGACTTTGACCCAGCTCGACACGAAGAACGGAATCGAATTCTTCTTCTTGCGCCCGAGCGATATCCCCATGTACGTGGGCCGCGGCATCATTGACGCAGGCATTACCGGCATTGACTTCAACGCCGAGGCGAAGAGCCCCGCGGTGAAGGTGCTGGACCTCCCCTTTGGCGCTTCCAAGATGTGCGCCGCCGTCCCGAACGACAGCCCGGTGCAGTCGCTCGACGAGCTCAAGGACAAGACGATTGCCACGAGCTTCCCGCATATCGTGGAAGGTTTCTACAAGAAGTCGATGGACTTCGTTGTGCTCGAAGGCGCCGTCGAAATCTCGGTGAGCCTCGGCGTGGCCGACGCCATCGTTGACGTGGTGGAAACCGGCACGACGCTCAAGCAGGCCGGGCTCCGCATTGTGGGCGACCCGCTGTTCAGGAGCAACGCCGCGCTGTTCTGCAACCCGCAGAAGACCGAACTCGAAGAAGTCAATACGCTCATCCGCCGCATCCAGGGCAAGCTGGTCGCGCAGTCCTACATGATGATCGAGTACGACTGCCCCGCCGAACTGTTGCAGAAGGCATGCGAAATGACTCCGGGCCTCGACGCCCCGACGGTCACCAAGCTGCACGGCCGCGAATGGTACTCCGTGAAGGCCATGGTCCCGCAAGAAGAAGCGAACGCCATCATGGACCGCCTTTGGGACGTAGGAGCAAGGAGCATCCTGCTGTTCGGAATCAAGAGCGCCCGTATTTAG
- a CDS encoding EAL domain-containing protein encodes MHSLAYLARQPILDREGKIYAYELLFRDSPESDIAVISSDVQATAQVLENVLNNIGFQRLIGDHKAFINCSRQMLLDNIFGLLNPANFVLEILEDVEVDSTLIRAVERYKARGFEIALDDFIYNDDYIRRFEPLFKYVSYVKMDIADNDKESLEKAVQFFSPMHIKILAEKVEDESTFKKCLDDGYDYFQGFFFAKPELVTGQKIDATSVAILRILLLLQSRPSLEELCEKLDETPDIAANLLKFVNSGNNGDGNGIKTVKDAIVWVGMSHIHKWLMLMLYARPELGISPQSSPLFQSAAHRAKFLEIVAKAIEPTNPLFAAKAFMVGLISRMDALVRAPLETILPESPADDEMSESLLNRKGKLGTLLRLADAVELDDRKAILMTIEELKISTKQLNRCINEAYSWANEC; translated from the coding sequence ATGCATTCTCTCGCTTATTTAGCACGCCAGCCTATCCTTGACCGCGAAGGCAAGATTTACGCCTACGAACTTTTATTCCGCGATTCGCCCGAAAGCGACATTGCCGTGATTTCAAGCGATGTTCAGGCGACGGCCCAAGTGCTGGAAAATGTCCTCAACAACATCGGGTTCCAGCGCCTCATCGGTGACCACAAGGCGTTCATCAACTGCAGCCGCCAGATGCTGCTCGACAATATTTTCGGATTATTGAACCCTGCGAACTTTGTGCTGGAAATCCTGGAAGACGTGGAAGTGGACAGCACGCTCATCCGCGCCGTAGAACGCTACAAGGCCCGTGGTTTCGAAATCGCGTTGGACGACTTCATCTACAACGACGATTACATCCGCCGGTTCGAGCCGCTGTTCAAGTACGTATCTTACGTGAAAATGGACATCGCGGACAACGACAAGGAATCGTTGGAAAAGGCTGTCCAGTTTTTCAGCCCCATGCACATCAAGATTCTCGCCGAAAAGGTCGAAGACGAATCGACATTCAAGAAGTGCCTCGACGACGGCTACGACTACTTCCAGGGATTCTTCTTTGCCAAGCCCGAACTGGTGACCGGCCAGAAGATTGACGCGACCTCTGTCGCCATCCTGCGCATTTTGCTGTTGCTCCAGTCGCGCCCGAGCTTGGAAGAACTTTGCGAAAAACTCGACGAGACACCGGACATCGCAGCGAACCTGCTCAAGTTCGTGAACTCGGGCAACAACGGCGATGGCAACGGAATCAAGACCGTGAAAGATGCCATCGTGTGGGTCGGCATGAGCCACATCCACAAATGGCTGATGCTCATGCTTTATGCGCGCCCGGAACTCGGCATCTCGCCACAGAGCTCGCCGCTATTCCAGAGTGCGGCTCACCGTGCCAAGTTCCTCGAAATCGTCGCGAAGGCTATCGAACCGACAAACCCGCTGTTCGCTGCAAAGGCATTCATGGTTGGGCTCATCAGCCGTATGGACGCACTGGTGCGCGCACCCCTCGAGACTATCCTCCCCGAATCCCCCGCCGACGACGAAATGAGCGAATCCCTGCTCAACAGAAAGGGGAAACTCGGCACACTACTCCGGCTTGCGGATGCCGTCGAACTCGACGACCGCAAAGCCATTCTCATGACAATCGAAGAATTAAAGATTTCCACCAAGCAGCTAAACCGCTGCATCAACGAGGCATACAGTTGGGCTAATGAATGTTGA
- the recR gene encoding recombination mediator RecR: MNVEPQSLEALISEFASLPGIGLKTARRLAYHMLSRNKDDIRRFADNMIAASTSVHPCPNCHGFTDQELCPICSSRTGSKTLCVVEKSADILPFERSGIYKGLYFVLGGTISPLDGIGPEHLHLPQLVERIREEGIEELIFALGSSPEADSTVLMIDRMLADSPVKRTRLARGIPMGSDLEFIDEVTMLRAFESRGAI, translated from the coding sequence ATGAATGTTGAACCGCAAAGTCTAGAAGCGCTCATCTCCGAATTCGCTTCGCTACCCGGCATCGGACTCAAGACGGCACGCCGCCTTGCGTACCACATGCTTTCGCGTAACAAAGACGACATCCGGCGGTTCGCCGACAACATGATAGCGGCTTCGACTTCGGTCCACCCATGCCCCAACTGCCATGGTTTTACCGACCAGGAACTTTGCCCCATCTGTAGCTCCAGGACAGGTTCCAAGACTCTCTGCGTCGTGGAGAAAAGCGCAGACATTCTCCCGTTTGAACGGTCCGGCATATACAAAGGACTTTACTTTGTCCTTGGCGGCACCATCTCGCCGCTGGACGGAATCGGCCCAGAACACCTGCACCTGCCGCAACTCGTGGAACGCATCCGCGAAGAGGGCATCGAGGAACTGATTTTTGCGCTGGGATCGAGCCCCGAAGCAGACAGCACCGTGCTGATGATCGACAGGATGCTCGCCGATTCCCCCGTCAAGAGGACACGCCTCGCCCGCGGCATCCCGATGGGCAGCGACCTTGAATTTATCGACGAAGTCACTATGCTCAGAGCATTTGAAAGCCGAGGCGCTATATGA
- the yihA gene encoding ribosome biogenesis GTP-binding protein YihA/YsxC, producing the protein MITDEKKSHRAPVIVGGYEIRSAEFVKAAVNLKGLPEERLPQIAFLGRSNVGKSSLLNALMGAKKLVKVSAEPGKTRELNFFKVNNEFFLVDLPGVGFAKVSISKRDQMADFIREYVEKCKDLRGLVYLVDIRHGGTAIDIETVESIRATGCPVLVVASKRDKVNQSEYAKSVKLIKQRLGLETNPVCVSSLKKTGLDELWDEILEAIRQDARS; encoded by the coding sequence ATGATTACCGACGAAAAGAAGTCCCATCGCGCCCCCGTCATCGTGGGCGGCTACGAAATCCGCTCCGCCGAATTTGTCAAGGCGGCAGTGAACCTGAAAGGCCTCCCGGAGGAGCGCCTCCCCCAAATTGCCTTTCTCGGGCGCTCCAATGTGGGCAAGTCATCCCTCCTGAATGCCCTCATGGGGGCCAAAAAGTTGGTAAAAGTCAGCGCGGAGCCCGGAAAAACCCGCGAATTGAATTTTTTTAAAGTCAACAACGAATTTTTTCTTGTAGATTTACCAGGTGTAGGCTTTGCCAAGGTGAGCATCAGCAAACGCGACCAGATGGCAGACTTCATCCGCGAATACGTCGAAAAGTGCAAAGACCTTCGCGGGCTTGTCTACCTGGTAGACATCCGCCACGGAGGTACCGCCATCGACATAGAGACGGTGGAAAGCATCCGTGCAACGGGGTGTCCCGTGCTGGTTGTCGCAAGCAAGCGCGACAAGGTGAACCAGTCGGAATACGCCAAAAGCGTGAAGCTCATCAAGCAACGCCTCGGTTTGGAAACCAATCCGGTTTGTGTCAGTTCGCTGAAGAAAACCGGGCTGGACGAACTTTGGGACGAAATCTTGGAAGCTATCAGGCAGGATGCAAGAAGTTAG
- a CDS encoding ABC transporter permease, translating into MKRTVGQEVALFFRAYASLFNRSRSFKADTKNIIAQAFFTGVEIFPILFIVATLFGAVVIIEVLTMMGKMGFDDVMGSLMVVVVIRELGPILTAFLIAGRSGSSLTTYIGSMVINSEVDALATMGVSPIRYLVMPGLIGGTISTFVMTILFSAIAIGCGFLATQGLSFLISDVIHAKLTWSYLSSEILDAMSLTDFVLIIVKPLVFGSIITTNACYQALNIPHDIRQVPKATSRSVIKSFLYIVVADVFMSIFYFLDYMNELSKII; encoded by the coding sequence ATGAAGCGCACGGTGGGCCAGGAGGTCGCGCTGTTCTTCCGCGCATACGCATCCCTTTTCAACCGCAGCCGCAGTTTCAAAGCCGATACCAAGAACATCATCGCCCAGGCTTTTTTCACAGGCGTCGAGATATTCCCCATCCTCTTTATCGTGGCAACGTTGTTCGGTGCCGTAGTCATTATAGAAGTGCTCACCATGATGGGCAAGATGGGCTTTGACGACGTTATGGGAAGCCTCATGGTGGTCGTGGTCATCCGTGAACTGGGCCCCATCCTCACCGCATTCCTCATCGCCGGACGTAGCGGTTCTTCGCTCACGACATACATCGGCAGCATGGTCATCAATTCCGAAGTGGACGCGCTTGCAACCATGGGCGTAAGCCCCATCCGCTACCTCGTCATGCCAGGCCTCATCGGCGGGACCATCTCGACATTCGTCATGACGATCCTCTTCAGCGCGATAGCCATCGGGTGCGGCTTCCTCGCCACTCAGGGGCTCTCGTTCCTTATCAGCGATGTCATCCACGCCAAGCTCACCTGGAGCTACCTTTCCTCGGAAATTCTCGATGCGATGTCGCTCACGGACTTCGTACTTATCATCGTGAAACCGCTCGTATTCGGGTCCATCATCACGACGAACGCCTGCTACCAGGCATTGAACATCCCGCACGATATCCGCCAAGTCCCCAAGGCCACCTCCCGCTCCGTTATCAAGTCCTTCTTGTACATTGTCGTTGCAGACGTGTTTATGTCTATATTCTATTTCCTCGACTACATGAACGAACTCTCGAAAATCATCTAG
- a CDS encoding ATP-binding cassette domain-containing protein, producing the protein MPNTNALRIEDLHLSYKDLIGERFSKPKTLSFFEKQMHTPEKELLSGANMTLKNGETLCIGGPSGTGKTALLRVIAGLNRPLAGKFYYFGEYIPPERHTALEIARRQVGLVFQNGALISNLRIKDNIALPLHYHKKGTPKEIEEKVNMAMDLMRVRSQADMFPHQLSVGMQKRVAIARSWAMDPRLLLMDEPTAGLDNYNRRNLLPLIDNMRILFRTSIIIITHDLLMAKELGCNICFVYKKQITEPRPFDYWLNSDTDISRVLFRDLHRNA; encoded by the coding sequence ATGCCGAACACGAACGCCCTACGAATAGAAGATTTGCACCTGAGTTACAAGGACCTTATCGGCGAACGCTTTTCTAAGCCCAAGACGCTGAGCTTTTTCGAGAAGCAGATGCACACGCCCGAAAAGGAATTGCTTTCTGGTGCCAACATGACTTTGAAAAACGGCGAGACGCTCTGCATCGGCGGACCTTCGGGAACAGGAAAAACAGCCCTGCTGCGAGTTATTGCCGGGTTGAACCGCCCGCTGGCGGGAAAGTTTTATTACTTCGGGGAATACATCCCCCCCGAAAGGCATACCGCTTTGGAAATCGCCCGCCGCCAAGTCGGACTTGTGTTCCAGAACGGTGCATTGATTTCGAATCTGCGCATTAAGGACAACATTGCGCTCCCGCTGCACTACCACAAAAAAGGCACGCCAAAAGAAATCGAAGAAAAAGTCAACATGGCCATGGACTTGATGCGCGTTCGCAGCCAGGCAGACATGTTTCCGCACCAGTTGAGCGTGGGCATGCAGAAGCGCGTGGCTATTGCCCGTTCCTGGGCGATGGACCCTAGACTGCTTTTGATGGACGAACCCACCGCAGGCCTTGACAACTACAACCGCCGCAACCTGTTGCCGCTGATCGACAACATGCGCATCTTGTTCCGTACATCCATCATCATCATCACACACGATTTGCTGATGGCCAAGGAACTCGGCTGCAACATCTGCTTTGTCTACAAGAAACAGATTACGGAGCCCAGACCGTTCGATTACTGGCTCAACTCGGACACAGATATTTCCAGGGTGCTCTTCCGAGACCTTCACCGCAACGCATAA
- the pyrC gene encoding dihydroorotase, producing MFLPLPDDFHAHLRQGDLMPGYVRDLVAQFGRAIIMPNTIPAMTSAKAIAEYKAQILDAAKDVRPDFEPLMTFKLNPNYTEQDLKDMMAVGVVAGKYYPAGVTTNSADGISDFEAVFPVVAMMEKLGLVLCVHGEEPGEFCLDREPAFIKRVETLASKFPKLKIVFEHLSSAKSVEAVKRLPANVAATFTVHHLMMTLDDVVGDSLRPHHFCKPLPKRPEDRAAIREAAFSGNPKFFLGTDSAPHQLGKKECPCGAAGVYSAPVAIPLLVQEFEKAGQLDKLANFIGGFGADFYGIPRTTKQIEVVKEPWTVPAVVNGVVPLAAGQTLEWKLK from the coding sequence ATGTTTCTCCCCTTACCTGACGATTTCCATGCTCACCTCCGCCAGGGCGACTTGATGCCCGGCTACGTACGCGACCTTGTAGCCCAATTCGGGCGCGCCATCATCATGCCGAACACGATTCCCGCCATGACGAGCGCAAAGGCGATTGCCGAATACAAGGCGCAGATTTTGGATGCCGCAAAAGACGTGCGCCCGGATTTTGAACCGCTCATGACGTTCAAACTGAATCCGAATTACACGGAGCAAGATTTGAAAGACATGATGGCGGTAGGCGTTGTCGCAGGTAAATACTACCCAGCAGGCGTCACCACGAACAGCGCCGACGGCATCAGCGATTTCGAGGCGGTGTTCCCTGTGGTCGCGATGATGGAAAAACTTGGCCTTGTGCTTTGCGTACACGGCGAGGAGCCGGGCGAATTCTGCCTCGACCGCGAGCCCGCATTCATCAAGCGCGTAGAGACTCTTGCATCAAAGTTCCCGAAACTAAAAATCGTCTTTGAACATTTAAGTTCCGCAAAATCAGTCGAGGCGGTAAAGAGGCTGCCCGCAAACGTGGCGGCGACATTCACTGTACATCACCTGATGATGACGCTCGACGATGTAGTTGGCGACTCCCTCAGGCCGCATCACTTCTGCAAGCCTTTGCCGAAGCGGCCTGAAGACCGTGCCGCGATCCGCGAAGCGGCGTTCAGCGGGAACCCGAAATTCTTTCTCGGCACGGACTCCGCCCCGCACCAGCTGGGCAAAAAGGAATGCCCGTGCGGGGCGGCGGGCGTCTACAGCGCTCCCGTGGCTATTCCGCTGTTGGTACAGGAATTCGAAAAAGCCGGCCAACTCGACAAGCTTGCAAATTTCATCGGTGGTTTCGGTGCAGACTTTTACGGAATCCCGCGCACGACAAAGCAAATCGAAGTCGTGAAGGAACCGTGGACCGTGCCCGCCGTGGTGAATGGCGTGGTGCCGCTTGCCGCCGGGCAGACTCTCGAGTGGAAACTCAAGTAA
- a CDS encoding lysophospholipid acyltransferase family protein yields the protein MFFKGKILGRWQESTQICIPFFKTLFKIFGVKLEVVGKENIPDHKQFVIVANHQSFLDINVIWPSIAITAFIAKADLWKVPVFSWVLNHIGCIPVHKNPRKNLGMGSLVKDRLAHDYTISVFPEGHRSNDGRMLPFQNGIFRMAKENDLPLLPVTLVDTGKRLSKTKWAQVPGVVKIVIHPLQTPESFAEKSVMQLRDEIHDMIESALPYKQQEIASAADNGTKEA from the coding sequence ATGTTCTTCAAAGGCAAAATCCTGGGACGCTGGCAGGAAAGTACACAAATCTGTATTCCCTTCTTCAAGACCCTTTTCAAAATTTTCGGAGTCAAGCTCGAAGTCGTCGGCAAGGAGAACATTCCCGACCACAAGCAGTTCGTGATCGTCGCGAATCACCAGAGTTTCCTCGACATCAATGTCATCTGGCCATCCATCGCCATCACGGCATTCATCGCGAAGGCAGACCTTTGGAAAGTTCCTGTATTCAGCTGGGTACTCAATCATATCGGTTGCATTCCCGTACACAAGAACCCCCGCAAGAACCTCGGCATGGGCTCACTCGTCAAAGACCGCCTCGCACACGACTACACCATTTCGGTGTTCCCCGAAGGCCACCGCAGTAACGATGGGCGCATGCTCCCCTTCCAGAACGGGATTTTCCGCATGGCCAAGGAAAACGATTTGCCGTTGCTGCCGGTCACGCTTGTGGATACAGGCAAACGCCTCTCCAAGACAAAATGGGCGCAGGTTCCAGGTGTCGTTAAAATCGTCATCCATCCGCTACAGACGCCTGAAAGTTTCGCAGAAAAGTCCGTCATGCAACTGCGTGACGAAATCCACGACATGATTGAATCTGCACTGCCGTACAAGCAACAAGAAATTGCATCTGCCGCCGACAACGGCACAAAGGAGGCCTAG
- a CDS encoding RNB domain-containing ribonuclease, protein MAKNLPSEEQIIAILRDEPMVGSRLRSALGLPKKQKMAFKQMLADMVDQGLLKRTSHKEYQLGDGESLEEKRDKRIKKIAEQHPEDNRRLGARSRRQNDKSTETRVKRGILHQTGEEEWEVHELDTGKVYEMCHRRQAPGKEGETISFTLYPHPKLKHSYLAKVDHSADALNISWDEVKTKFMNDANLPKDFPPAVKKYVDSVKEPCGKDFKGRVDYRQTTILCIDPEGAMDHDDAISVERTPKGGYKLGVHIADVSYYVPEGSELDEEALERSYTQYLPWTAVPMLPEKLSSNVCSLHQGVDRCAFTCMMELDKNANVLSWDFHRSIVKITKSITYEQAMEMMKEGDDDIKALAEVTALLKKNRTKDGLLEFQSTEFGCKFNEKGEPEKIYPRLTDESNSWVEECMLIANNCCAKELKKRKLQGIYRIHEAPDTKDIMELYYMYPDLFKDSPVMLRDLGKPRSGDTNLNPTAFKLYEHLVKRAEGDETLTNRILRSMQKAHYDSNSFGHFALNWQDYAHFTSPIRRYADLWCHRELARKGKEINAERKNSVIEVCDLISANEVKNQKIERIAIKVCSCWILKSRIGDDFEATVTGIEEWGIYVSIADPIAEGLVRFRDIAGDDFYVFNPDQGLAFGKKSGRTFRRGDKVLVRLLRVDPLRGQADFSIIEKLSSEPKKRRRQGDRSNEERADRAAAAEALGYVSQPDFDDEPEYASAGSHKNRGGRKGNSRGGKFDADAPSFERTGRGPRNRAERRAALQGDDFHVASKPRKTKGGRFRKR, encoded by the coding sequence ATGGCTAAGAATTTACCGAGTGAAGAACAGATTATCGCTATCCTCCGTGACGAACCGATGGTCGGGAGCCGCCTGCGCAGCGCGCTCGGGCTGCCCAAGAAGCAGAAAATGGCATTCAAGCAGATGCTCGCCGACATGGTGGACCAGGGTCTTTTAAAACGTACGAGCCACAAGGAATACCAGCTCGGCGACGGGGAAAGCCTCGAAGAAAAGCGCGACAAGCGCATCAAGAAAATCGCGGAACAGCATCCCGAAGACAACCGCCGTCTGGGTGCCCGCAGCCGTCGCCAGAACGACAAGTCTACCGAGACCCGCGTCAAGCGCGGCATCCTCCACCAGACAGGCGAAGAAGAGTGGGAAGTCCACGAACTCGATACCGGCAAGGTGTACGAGATGTGCCACCGCAGGCAAGCCCCGGGCAAGGAAGGCGAGACCATCAGCTTCACGCTGTACCCACACCCGAAACTCAAGCACAGCTACCTCGCCAAGGTGGACCACAGCGCCGACGCTCTGAACATCTCTTGGGACGAAGTCAAGACGAAGTTCATGAACGATGCGAACCTCCCCAAGGATTTCCCGCCCGCCGTGAAGAAATACGTGGACAGCGTCAAGGAACCCTGCGGCAAAGATTTCAAGGGCCGCGTAGATTACAGGCAGACGACGATTCTCTGCATCGACCCCGAAGGCGCCATGGACCACGACGACGCCATCAGCGTAGAACGCACGCCTAAGGGCGGCTACAAGCTGGGCGTACATATCGCCGACGTGAGCTACTATGTGCCCGAAGGTAGCGAACTCGACGAAGAGGCTCTGGAAAGGAGCTACACGCAGTACCTGCCGTGGACCGCCGTGCCGATGCTCCCCGAAAAACTTTCGAGCAACGTGTGTAGCCTGCACCAGGGCGTAGACCGTTGCGCATTCACCTGCATGATGGAACTCGACAAGAACGCAAACGTACTCAGCTGGGATTTCCACCGCAGCATCGTGAAAATTACCAAGTCCATCACCTACGAACAGGCGATGGAAATGATGAAGGAAGGCGACGACGACATCAAGGCACTCGCCGAAGTGACCGCACTCCTCAAGAAGAACCGCACCAAGGACGGCCTCCTGGAATTCCAGAGCACCGAATTCGGCTGCAAGTTCAACGAGAAAGGCGAACCGGAAAAAATTTACCCGCGCCTCACCGACGAAAGCAATTCGTGGGTGGAAGAGTGCATGCTCATCGCGAACAACTGCTGCGCCAAGGAACTCAAGAAGCGCAAGCTCCAGGGCATCTACCGTATCCACGAAGCGCCCGACACAAAGGACATCATGGAACTGTACTACATGTATCCGGACCTGTTCAAGGATTCTCCGGTGATGTTGCGCGACTTGGGCAAACCCCGCAGCGGCGACACGAACCTGAACCCGACAGCCTTCAAGCTGTACGAGCACCTGGTGAAGCGCGCCGAGGGCGACGAGACGCTCACGAACCGCATTTTGCGCAGCATGCAGAAGGCGCACTACGACAGCAACAGCTTTGGCCACTTCGCGCTGAACTGGCAGGACTACGCGCACTTCACGAGCCCCATCCGCCGCTACGCCGACCTTTGGTGCCACCGCGAATTGGCGCGCAAGGGCAAGGAAATCAATGCCGAACGCAAGAACAGCGTGATTGAAGTTTGCGATTTGATTTCGGCGAACGAAGTCAAGAACCAGAAAATCGAACGCATCGCCATCAAGGTGTGCAGCTGCTGGATTTTGAAGAGCCGTATCGGCGACGACTTCGAAGCGACCGTCACGGGTATTGAAGAATGGGGCATCTACGTTTCCATCGCCGACCCGATTGCCGAAGGGCTCGTGCGCTTCCGCGACATCGCGGGCGATGACTTCTACGTGTTCAACCCAGACCAAGGTCTTGCCTTCGGCAAGAAGAGCGGGCGCACGTTCCGCCGCGGCGACAAGGTGCTTGTGCGCCTTCTGAGGGTGGACCCTCTGCGCGGTCAGGCGGACTTCAGCATCATCGAGAAACTCAGTTCCGAACCGAAAAAGCGCCGCCGTCAGGGAGACCGCAGCAACGAGGAACGCGCCGACCGCGCCGCCGCGGCGGAAGCCCTCGGCTACGTCAGCCAGCCCGACTTTGACGACGAACCGGAATACGCCTCCGCAGGGAGCCACAAGAACCGTGGTGGCCGCAAGGGCAATTCACGCGGGGGCAAGTTCGATGCCGACGCCCCGAGTTTCGAGCGCACCGGACGTGGGCCACGTAACCGTGCCGAACGCCGTGCAGCCCTGCAGGGCGACGATTTCCACGTAGCAAGCAAACCGCGCAAGACAAAGGGCGGACGCTTCCGCAAGAGGTAA